The nucleotide sequence CGTACACACCGCTATTAAAGCGTAAGCACTATGTCCATTTAGGAGCTTTCTGTTTTTATCCTCCTTGACGGTGCCATTCCATTGAAAGTTGGCAGGTAAATGTACTACAAAAACAGGTTTCCCCTTCCATGACACAACCCTCACATTTCCTTCTGGTATTTGAGATATATCTACCTCTACCTTAGCGGCAGCTAAGGATGCGGCGCTGGGAGCCAGGGTTTTGATTATGGGATACAAGACTCCCGCAACCCCTACAACCCCTAGTCCGCCTATGGCAAGACCAATCAGATCTCTCCTTGAGGCTTCCATGGTATTACCTCCTGAGCATATTCATAACGGATTAATTATATCACCAAACAACAAAAGGGATAAAAGGAGTTTTTAATACCTTTTATCTGTGATGGAAATTCTTATATAATTATAAGCTGGTGTTATTAAAGTTCTTAAGGAGGTTAAGCTATGAGCAAGCATGTGGTGATACTCGGCGGTGGGATGGGCGGAATAGCCACCGCCTATGACCTCAGAAAGCTGGACAAAAACCTCAAAATCACAGTTGTATCTGGAAGACCGTATTTTGGCTTTACGCCTGCATATCCACACTTAGCCTTAGGCTGGAGGAAGTTTGACGACATTACCATGCCTTTAGCTCCTCTACTCTCAAAGCACGGTATAGAGTTTATCAACGAAAATGGTGAGAGTATAGATCCAGATGCCAGCAAGTTAAGAACCACAGGTGGTAAAGAGATCTCTTACGATTACTTGGTTATAGCTACAGGTCCAAAACTGGTATTTGGCGCAGAAGGACAAGATCAGTATTCTACCTCCGTATGTACTGCAGAGCATGCAATGGAGCTAAATAGGAAGCTTGAAGAGTTCTACAGAGATCCCGGGCATGTGGTAGTGGGTGCTATACCGGGTGTCAGCTGTTTTGGTCCAGCCTATGAATTTGCTTTTATGCTTCATCACGAACTTAAAAAAAGAGGGATAAGACACAAGGTGCCTATAACTTATATAACTTCAGAACCTTATGTAGGTCACATGGGTTTGGGTGGTGTAGGTCCTTCAAGGAGGCTTATGGAAGATACTATGGCGGAAAGGAGCATAAAGTACATTACCAACGTAAAAATAACTAAGGTAGAGCAGGATAAGGTGATTTATGAAGATCTTGAAGGTAAGACTTACGAAG is from Hydrogenobacter sp. and encodes:
- the petA gene encoding ubiquinol-cytochrome c reductase iron-sulfur subunit, with amino-acid sequence MEASRRDLIGLAIGGLGVVGVAGVLYPIIKTLAPSAASLAAAKVEVDISQIPEGNVRVVSWKGKPVFVVHLPANFQWNGTVKEDKNRKLLNGHSAYALIAVCTHLGCIPLWKPQGEAEYNYPVFHCPCHGGFYSPWGDNIAGPPPLPLHIPPQNLQGNKLIIGEPGFIKEQT
- a CDS encoding FAD-dependent oxidoreductase, with product MSKHVVILGGGMGGIATAYDLRKLDKNLKITVVSGRPYFGFTPAYPHLALGWRKFDDITMPLAPLLSKHGIEFINENGESIDPDASKLRTTGGKEISYDYLVIATGPKLVFGAEGQDQYSTSVCTAEHAMELNRKLEEFYRDPGHVVVGAIPGVSCFGPAYEFAFMLHHELKKRGIRHKVPITYITSEPYVGHMGLGGVGPSRRLMEDTMAERSIKYITNVKITKVEQDKVIYEDLEGKTYEVSCKLSMIMPRFMGPEVVASAGDKVANPANKMVIVNRCFQNPTYKNIYGVGVVTAIPPVEQTPIPTGAPKTGMMIEQMALAVAHNIINDIRNSTDRYAPELSAICVADMGGDAMGFFASPVIPPRSVVKYKKAVWMHWFKSAFEKYFMWKIKSGDVAPFFEESMLKFMFGVHPIHLCRDCSGSPGSAC